The Dreissena polymorpha isolate Duluth1 chromosome 8, UMN_Dpol_1.0, whole genome shotgun sequence genome includes the window tattataaaaaaatatatttatgatatacacccctaattttggaaataaatttatccaatttagaaggatgggggagtccactaggcataaatgggttaattggaATTATGTTGAATATTATTCGACATTTGTGTGCCATTCAGTCAGTCACATGTGTGGGGATCCAAACGGCAAGAAGGGCTGCATCGACGAGTTTGGCGCCCAGATTTGCACTTGTACAGACGACAAATGTAACGCACCAAACTTTAACGCCACCTCTAGCGGCGGATACGGAAACTCGGGAAATTCGTGGGGCTCCGGTTTCAATTCGGGAGGCTCCGGAAGCATGAATGGCCAGCAAGGTTCCGGGTCGAACACTTGGGGTAGTTGGGGTAATGGAAATAATGGCGGAAGCGGGTCCGGTTGGGAGAATTGGGGCGGTAACCAGGGTAACGAATGGGGCAAGCAATTCTCTGGTGGTAATGGGAAGGACGGGTTTCACAAATGCGAGAACGGCACGAATTGCTACAACGCTTCCACCACTGGAAGGTTCGTCAGTCTGAATCTCGTGTGTTGCGCAATCTACATTGCAATGTGGTTCTAAAGGCACTTGTTTACAGattttcgtatttaaaaaaagtcataaCATATGTTTACTTACACATTTATGATATTTCAAATAGTCATTACTAATCATAATAGCAATAAAATAATTTAGTTATCAATCATTTCCGTCCACGgtattcgaacccgggacctttGGAAGTAAAAGGTACAGCTGCACCAAGTACACTTTTATATGCACATGCAAAATAATTACCGCTATGATAGTTCTCAAGGTATTTTCCAAATAGTAAAGAAGAAACGTTGCTTACTTTATCATTTTAAGAGTTTCGAATGATTATAATCCATATGTAAGTCGGTATGTTTGACCTTTTTAGTCAGGAGtgttataaaaaagtatataatattctttattaaatccATCacagtaattttaaaattatcatttgaataaactgtgaacaagtccctttaagacaCTTGCAACATTTCACGCAGGTATACGGAATATAAAGTTTTCACCGTAGGTGGACATATAAGTGTTTTTATGTTTCTTTGTGTTACGAAATAAAATTAACCAGAAAAATTGTCTCCTAGTACTGTTtccttatttctttatttaaattaaaataccatACATTTCGCGTTTTAGGAACTTCATAGCAGTGGAATGAAAAAAGCAGGCTTATGTTACTGTTTATTTTCGGGTTTTGTGTTAGgcaatacataataaaataagaTGCAATATAAACACAACCATTACTTGTATAAACAGACATCAtaaaacattaacccatttacgcttagcttctagaaaaaaggccttcgcaaacaacgtggacccagatgagacgccgcatgatgcggcgtcttatcagcgtctgcgctgtttgcttaaagaaatgtctgtaagaaatgttctaaatatagaaataaatatactagacatccttaattttggaaatcaattgatacaacttagaaggatgggatagtccactaggcatacatgggttaagacGAGAAGATGGTATGTCATTTGCGACTAGCGTTGCTCCCGATTagaccgcgcagtctggtcagaaccTACCCCGTCCGACATGAAGTCACGCAATGTTTCGTGGTTTCAtttacggccagcgtagctcctgaccagactgtgcgagTGTGCAGCTAGCTtgtcctgaccagactgtgagaGTGTGCAGCTAGCTTGTCTGGAGCTCCTGACCATACTGTGCGAGTGTGCAGCTAGCTTGTCTGGAGCTCCCGACCAGACTGTGCGAGTGTGCAGCTAGCTTGTCTGgagctcctgatcagactgtgAGAGTGTGCAGCTAGCTTGTCTGgagctcctgatcagactgtgAGAGTGTGCAGCTAGCTTGTCTGgagctcctgatcagactgtgAGAGTGTGCAGCTAGCTTGTCTggagctcctgaccagactgtgcgagTGTGCAGCTAGCTtgtcctgaccagactgtgcgagTGTGCAGCTAGCTTGTCTggagctcctgaccagactgtgcgagTGTGCAGCTAGCTtgtcctgaccagactgtgcgagTGTGCAGCTAGCTTGTCTggagctcctgaccagactgtgcgagTGTGCAGCTAGCTTGTCTGGAGCTCCTGACGTGACTGTTCGAGTGTGCAGCTAGCTtgtcctgaccagactgtgcgagTGTGCAGCTAGCTTGTCTggagctcctgaccagactgtgcgagTGTGCAGCTAGCTTGTCCTGAGCAGACTGTGCGAGTGTGCAGCTAGCTTGTCTggagctcctgaccagactgtgcgagTGTGCAGCTAGCTTGTCTGGAGCTCCTGACCACACTGTGCGAGTGTGCAGCTagcttgtctggagctacactggacGCACATAGCATAAGACTTATTTTCGTGTGACGCGGCTTTAATAATACACAGTAGAAGTCATAACGAGTAGGCCTTCACATTATATACACAAGATACAATTGATGTAACGTAGCCTCCTTTAAGCAGCGGTTGATTTATGGCATACATcatactttaaaggggccttttcacgttttgctaaacggacaaaatttaaaaaaaaaatgtttcaaattcgcaaattttgattgtagttattatatttgtgaggaaactgtaatactgcACATGTAGCATGCTCcaatatatacattatatgccacgtttgacgatttaaaaacgtgaaaattataaagcgttgcaacgcgaaacgattgaataatttggagtgttgtgttgtcgtcgttatattttgtgatactacgaggattgcttatataaagtataaatacctCAATGATTGTGTGATGAAGgctggtcgagtggtctaagcgatagacttttaatccatttactccaggggtcagtggttcgagctcagttgagggttattgttgtctttctttaattgtattcatgttttttaatGCAGCCTTTTAAATCCAATgcgtacatttatcaatataaagcatttcatgataAACTTGAAAACATGCCAACATATGTATAAAGGCCCCTTTCCTTTAATAGTTACGGTAGTccatatatgagtcgcgttctgagaaaactgggcataatgcttgtgcgtaaagtgtcgtcccagattagcatgtgcagtccgcacaggctaatcagggacgacactgtccgcatTAACTTGAGAtcggtaagaagagacttccttaaaact containing:
- the LOC127843244 gene encoding uncharacterized protein LOC127843244, whose protein sequence is MKALMLLTFFCLVSGCYGIQCYQCDSLNYADCHVTQCPGKSCQTRSMMNGMVSHMCGDPNGKKGCIDEFGAQICTCTDDKCNAPNFNATSSGGYGNSGNSWGSGFNSGGSGSMNGQQGSGSNTWGSWGNGNNGGSGSGWENWGGNQGNEWGKQFSGGNGKDGFHKCENGTNCYNASTTGRFVSLNLVCCAIYIAMWF